A section of the Candidatus Hydrogenedens sp. genome encodes:
- a CDS encoding MBL fold metallo-hydrolase encodes MEVKVYEITPFLVNTYILIDNGEALVIDPGEDNFRLIRDLGKLKVKAVINTHCHIDHCGGNASVCKATSAPLLMHPESEVVLQTLGQQALLFGVPFQASPPPDGYLQEGDEIQVGNLKLKVLYTPGHAPGHISLAGDGFVFVGDVLFQGSIGRTDLPGGDFQTLISSIKEKLFLLPDDTIVYSGHGPATTIGEERKYNPFVGEY; translated from the coding sequence TTGGAAGTTAAAGTATATGAAATCACACCTTTTTTAGTGAATACTTATATTTTGATTGATAATGGGGAAGCCCTTGTTATAGACCCTGGTGAGGATAATTTTCGGCTAATTAGGGATTTGGGAAAACTAAAAGTGAAAGCGGTCATAAATACTCATTGTCACATTGACCACTGTGGGGGCAATGCCAGTGTTTGTAAAGCGACATCGGCACCTTTGTTAATGCATCCGGAAAGTGAGGTTGTTCTTCAAACATTGGGACAACAGGCACTACTGTTCGGTGTTCCTTTCCAGGCCTCTCCTCCACCGGATGGCTATTTGCAGGAAGGGGATGAAATCCAGGTAGGTAACTTAAAATTGAAGGTATTATATACCCCGGGACATGCACCGGGACATATATCCCTTGCAGGAGATGGCTTTGTTTTTGTTGGCGATGTCCTTTTCCAGGGCTCAATTGGAAGAACCGATTTACCTGGTGGAGATTTTCAAACTTTAATATCATCTATAAAGGAAAAATTGTTCCTTTTACCGGATGATACTATTGTTTACTCAGGTCATGGACCTGCAACCACTATAGGAGAAGAACGAAAATACAATCCTTTCGTAGGTGAATATTAA
- a CDS encoding LysM peptidoglycan-binding domain-containing protein produces the protein MLPFFMLCLLTVSSTVPFEVTLTPDQVLPITYTNEPLIISVSGPPNTPFDMLITIVKPDGETLTQLQPNKPATYLNGKYWVTVPDLPANRGYFISTISIRYKNETHNWEIPFCRIDRNTDKVMVPPFALHNPDGAGLYLAQMQGIKEVSFDSNFSDLLEQVKKAVSFGYRVTIVFDVDKNNSPTDIFEDLNNKIGGLVSVWEIAGNYTPEQLRHFFGQVKKTKGIAIFRISISNIETLPKILCSVPEEIINEISWCGHSFTTEDLKQLRDTIILHRGEGTPFSLRFDTENISSNPIELIQQIWIAKYVGARTITLPYSALVKDGNISQLFSFLCGTTRVWSEGIEPLGWYNHSETSHAFVFHAVPHWIMVFWGTGPLNLSGEGLATTQFFDSYDNPSTLPQVNENSLVLDEKPSPQYLIGNAYEVLYATAVNELKTLAEEMNTNEFSSLRNPVISEALKTISQDPKNNQNRVHVLNLFRELPRLEEQKSDTYEAQAQKRLFIAKLSDFLRCVCITEQYRGEPFREPLLDIIARSEERLTEYLTGSSASSEKDYRANWILEEVHQLIDRAGKITSNGKRIEAVGLAYLAESRAQSLEFLRQNPITREVNKTMTPATTVIAKKEEKTTSKPPTPTTPEKPAKQETPKIPIGKEISPKTTGPIEHTVKRGETISSICKLYGITEDEFCSWNGVRKGATLKAGKVYKVKIDRTQKEEETKPAVPSTTTPKWEGTEYTVMPGDYPGLIAKNLGVSTADLLKVNNLTEKSILKIGQKLKVPSSKPQETEKPVETSTPEKKETPEKAPETTQPSTPAPETDKPAQQTTSPGEVQTYKINSGDTPVIIAKKFGISVQSLLEYNDIKDPTKLRIGQELKIPSPIPEKSQKQASEAQEQKEKATQSKPKEEQKNTEPITHTVAKGDNPYTISKKYGVSLDALLEANQLTPQSTLHIGQKLIIPPKKKD, from the coding sequence ATGTTACCTTTCTTTATGCTATGTCTATTAACAGTTTCCTCTACTGTCCCTTTTGAAGTAACCCTAACTCCTGACCAGGTCTTGCCGATAACCTATACAAACGAACCTCTTATCATAAGTGTTTCGGGACCACCCAATACCCCCTTTGATATGCTCATTACAATCGTAAAACCTGATGGCGAAACCCTCACCCAATTACAGCCCAACAAGCCAGCTACTTACCTGAACGGGAAATATTGGGTAACGGTGCCCGACCTACCCGCTAACCGAGGATATTTTATTTCCACTATATCTATTAGATATAAAAATGAGACTCATAATTGGGAAATTCCTTTCTGTAGAATAGATAGGAATACAGATAAGGTAATGGTTCCTCCTTTTGCTCTACACAACCCCGATGGAGCCGGGTTATATCTTGCACAAATGCAGGGGATTAAAGAGGTATCTTTCGATAGTAATTTTTCTGACCTTCTGGAACAGGTAAAAAAAGCCGTATCCTTCGGATATCGAGTTACAATCGTTTTCGATGTGGATAAAAATAATTCTCCTACAGATATTTTTGAAGATTTAAATAACAAAATAGGGGGGTTGGTTAGTGTTTGGGAAATTGCAGGGAATTATACACCGGAACAACTCCGACATTTCTTTGGACAAGTCAAAAAGACCAAAGGAATTGCCATTTTCCGCATTTCGATTTCCAATATCGAAACTTTACCTAAAATCCTTTGCTCCGTTCCGGAGGAAATAATTAATGAGATTTCCTGGTGTGGGCACTCTTTTACAACAGAGGACTTAAAACAATTAAGGGATACTATCATTTTGCATAGAGGGGAAGGGACACCTTTTTCTTTGCGTTTCGATACAGAAAATATTTCTTCTAATCCTATAGAACTGATACAACAAATATGGATTGCCAAATATGTAGGGGCTCGGACAATAACACTTCCTTATTCTGCTCTGGTAAAGGATGGAAATATATCCCAATTATTCTCATTCTTATGCGGAACTACGCGTGTATGGTCGGAGGGTATCGAACCCTTGGGCTGGTATAATCATTCCGAGACATCTCATGCGTTTGTTTTTCATGCAGTCCCTCATTGGATAATGGTTTTTTGGGGGACAGGACCTCTGAACCTTTCGGGAGAAGGGCTTGCCACAACACAATTCTTTGATAGTTACGATAACCCTTCTACACTTCCCCAAGTAAATGAAAACTCTCTGGTTTTAGATGAAAAACCTTCTCCGCAGTATCTTATAGGCAATGCTTATGAAGTGCTTTACGCCACCGCAGTTAATGAATTGAAAACCCTTGCGGAGGAAATGAATACCAACGAATTTTCTTCCTTGAGAAATCCCGTAATTTCAGAAGCATTAAAAACAATATCGCAAGACCCAAAAAACAATCAAAATCGTGTGCATGTATTAAATCTATTTCGGGAATTGCCTCGTCTCGAAGAACAAAAATCAGATACCTACGAGGCACAGGCTCAAAAGAGACTTTTTATAGCAAAACTTTCTGATTTCTTACGATGTGTTTGTATCACAGAACAATATCGGGGCGAACCTTTCCGTGAACCCCTGCTGGATATTATCGCCCGTAGTGAAGAACGACTTACAGAATATCTGACAGGGTCCTCTGCCTCCTCAGAAAAAGATTACCGTGCTAACTGGATATTAGAAGAAGTTCACCAACTCATTGACCGTGCAGGGAAAATAACCTCTAACGGCAAAAGAATTGAAGCGGTAGGTTTAGCCTATTTAGCAGAAAGCCGAGCCCAATCACTGGAATTTCTGCGACAAAACCCCATAACAAGAGAAGTAAACAAAACTATGACACCTGCAACCACAGTGATAGCCAAAAAGGAAGAAAAAACAACTTCAAAACCACCCACTCCAACAACACCTGAGAAACCAGCAAAACAAGAAACACCTAAAATCCCGATAGGAAAAGAAATATCGCCAAAAACTACAGGACCTATAGAACATACCGTAAAAAGAGGAGAAACTATCTCTTCTATATGCAAACTTTATGGCATTACCGAAGACGAATTTTGCTCATGGAATGGCGTCCGTAAAGGAGCCACATTAAAAGCAGGGAAAGTTTATAAAGTCAAGATAGATAGAACACAAAAAGAAGAAGAAACAAAACCCGCTGTCCCATCAACAACCACACCCAAATGGGAAGGAACAGAATATACTGTTATGCCAGGGGATTATCCAGGATTAATTGCTAAAAATTTAGGTGTTTCAACAGCAGATTTGCTTAAGGTCAATAACCTAACAGAGAAATCTATACTAAAAATAGGTCAAAAATTAAAAGTGCCTTCATCGAAACCACAAGAAACGGAAAAACCAGTGGAAACATCTACTCCTGAAAAAAAGGAAACCCCTGAAAAAGCACCCGAAACTACTCAACCATCTACTCCTGCCCCTGAAACCGATAAGCCCGCCCAACAAACAACTTCCCCCGGAGAAGTTCAGACTTATAAAATTAACTCGGGAGATACTCCTGTAATTATAGCCAAAAAATTTGGTATCTCTGTTCAATCTCTTCTGGAATATAACGATATTAAAGATCCTACAAAACTACGAATTGGACAGGAATTAAAAATCCCTTCCCCAATACCTGAAAAATCTCAAAAGCAAGCATCCGAAGCCCAAGAACAAAAAGAAAAAGCAACTCAAAGCAAACCTAAGGAAGAACAAAAAAACACAGAACCTATAACGCACACCGTCGCAAAAGGTGATAACCCTTATACCATTAGCAAAAAATATGGGGTTTCATTAGATGCTTTATTAGAAGCCAATCAATTAACACCTCAATCAACTCTCCACATCGGACAAAAACTCATCATCCCTCCCAAGAAAAAAGATTGA
- a CDS encoding metallophosphoesterase has protein sequence MMFQFHEKKYVIFLIIGIFYCFTNGYARLEDGTLGIIKLPNEGCPVMLAPGQTFKVTTEQKGDIFLIDNEQRIIPLNSQWEKKNPQIYEGLITLTDKEIKQGPYAIQIISETNEKDINPRSVWVQNEFKEYYIFAHISDIHIRSGDPQDEYAVTFQKVIEKLNQSDAHFILLTGDLTHNALPEQWQVFLKILNKAQKPTFVCAGNHDRDGDNYEKMFYSSLYAFRYGKDGYIVYDTREYRTADSWGEQDTLLYRYRRELKSSRWTFGITHRYEFTMGIRSQMILFVDDPIDFILYGHIHRENTKEEAIIPWGKTRVYVVPAEKDGYYRIFDVGEGGLFPRPIQNIKGK, from the coding sequence ATGATGTTCCAATTCCATGAGAAAAAATATGTAATATTTCTGATAATAGGGATATTCTACTGCTTCACAAATGGATATGCTCGGCTTGAAGATGGAACATTAGGTATCATCAAACTGCCCAATGAAGGTTGCCCCGTTATGTTAGCTCCGGGACAGACATTTAAAGTTACTACAGAACAAAAAGGCGATATTTTCCTGATTGACAACGAGCAACGCATTATCCCTCTAAATTCTCAATGGGAAAAGAAAAATCCGCAGATATATGAAGGTCTCATCACATTAACCGATAAAGAGATAAAACAGGGACCCTATGCAATACAAATTATCTCGGAGACAAATGAAAAGGATATAAATCCTCGTTCCGTATGGGTACAGAATGAATTTAAGGAATATTATATATTTGCCCACATAAGCGATATACATATTCGCAGTGGCGACCCACAGGATGAATATGCTGTTACTTTTCAAAAGGTAATAGAAAAACTCAATCAGAGCGATGCCCATTTCATATTACTAACGGGCGATTTGACGCATAATGCACTACCAGAGCAATGGCAGGTATTTCTTAAAATTTTAAACAAAGCCCAAAAGCCTACCTTCGTCTGTGCGGGAAACCATGACCGTGATGGAGATAATTATGAAAAAATGTTTTATTCATCACTTTATGCTTTCCGCTATGGAAAAGATGGCTATATTGTATATGACACACGGGAATATCGAACTGCCGATAGTTGGGGAGAACAGGATACCTTACTTTATCGCTATCGTAGAGAATTAAAATCCAGTCGCTGGACTTTCGGGATTACCCACCGATACGAATTTACTATGGGCATTCGTTCCCAGATGATACTTTTTGTAGATGATCCCATTGACTTTATTTTGTATGGGCACATTCATCGCGAAAATACGAAGGAAGAAGCGATAATTCCGTGGGGAAAAACACGCGTGTATGTTGTGCCCGCAGAAAAAGATGGCTACTATCGAATTTTCGATGTAGGTGAAGGGGGTCTATTTCCCCGCCCAATACAAAATATTAAAGGCAAATAA
- a CDS encoding M4 family metallopeptidase — protein MRRYFMFFLLIFAVGFCFTAFSQNLKEADPQSVAKILSTYQGAGTTEMPIVHKNTRGFIRFLSAPKGGYFATPAIGQKSFDISSAVKEYIEQNIHAFSGIDDKTTLEIKSIQEKEDYSIVRITQNYMSLPVFGSGIVVKITRDGKIVAISCDVLRDDTGLTNIDFSQPFPVDKTKAEEQAVRFILDNNNDLQNQDIKGVEETYLAVYDPGMLKQSGATCVVYIVTLITNSEEKKVYRLLVDAITGEIRLNYPLHSAVIEREIYDANGSYNIPTTIARKEGDKETGIADVDNVFNYLGDAYNFFAVNHDRDSYDDKGATLRAVVRIPIQNAYWDPTRKIFWIGTGFCVDDVVAHEYTHSVVENVADLIYFGEPGAITESMCDMWGEFVDLTNEKGVDTDAVRWLIGEELPSGVTWEGNQGGTAIRSMKDPTIYNQPDRYNSPLFIKTTSLSLEDYGGVHTNSGVGNKLAYLLTDGDTFNGEQVRGFGIVRTAKLFYGALELLPPVADYTMLSLALNASALSQGLSIEDRFNISRALSAVEILPEESDEMSARDFRATALLMDDDTPAILLSWTPPPADAYSQVTLVKKAGSYPTSTVDGDKIFEGKDSYFLDVNVSSGIEYFYSLFVDMVELPPVELYDSAVAGSYAPQVLTQEFKSLDPREPVAKEIFYSQIYFIPTGAPVNPLDGNKYLGGYYNYDAIFIPEVFSFPVKRQDATGSSYIIPLSTNGLISFNLTDVQFPFFGKKYGTIYLGANGYISFVPVALESTKNFPSLSSHFAIPRISFLFSDLAPDSAGEVWTRRLPDRFVITFENVPKDAAGGIPNSLSGANPGSSVQVELFFSGHIRITYLQLDPNSCIVGLSDGRGVPVDPGQLLSTTIPYSLQRYTNFAQLPFASTRLSFDPSPLYTVLPNQNISFEVKTWFTGGSVPQLYATWLRDDVPPFADLKNGKGKFSWLPKQEDTGSYSLRVLARLGDQYAYQDIPIIVNPIIVKPQALNLRISSQSPAEDTSASRVVSAGRPLVASYDYVHPLMVQNPTQYAEGLSILYWFRNHEMIPSLTNYLTVPTNVTKGGDIWYFRVIPISLGNIVGEEAVSPIIYVVGQPQITSIYPNRGKITGGEPVRIRGNGFVGIISIKFGGIPVPSFRLISETEIEVITPQSLPGTVDVYIQTAGGASSLSQAFEFYEETTPEPEPPKRRFIISCGRISYDESNMFGDVLFVSLLLIGFYYKKSKKSSVK, from the coding sequence ATGCGACGATATTTCATGTTCTTTTTATTAATATTTGCCGTAGGTTTTTGTTTCACTGCTTTTTCCCAAAATTTAAAAGAAGCAGACCCTCAATCCGTTGCAAAAATATTAAGCACCTATCAGGGAGCAGGGACAACGGAAATGCCGATTGTTCATAAAAATACAAGAGGCTTTATAAGATTTCTTTCTGCTCCGAAAGGTGGATATTTTGCTACTCCTGCGATAGGACAGAAATCATTTGATATAAGCAGTGCTGTAAAGGAGTATATAGAACAGAATATTCATGCGTTTAGCGGGATAGATGATAAAACGACTTTAGAAATTAAATCTATACAGGAAAAAGAGGATTACTCGATTGTTCGAATAACCCAGAATTATATGTCTTTGCCAGTCTTTGGTTCGGGGATTGTTGTAAAAATAACAAGAGATGGGAAAATTGTAGCCATTTCTTGTGATGTATTACGAGATGACACAGGGCTAACAAATATAGATTTTTCTCAACCGTTTCCTGTGGATAAGACAAAGGCAGAAGAGCAGGCTGTCCGATTTATATTAGATAACAATAACGATTTGCAGAATCAGGATATAAAAGGAGTAGAAGAGACCTATCTGGCTGTATATGACCCTGGAATGTTAAAACAATCGGGGGCTACCTGTGTTGTGTATATAGTTACATTGATAACGAACAGTGAAGAGAAAAAAGTTTATCGTTTACTGGTTGATGCTATTACAGGAGAAATTCGGTTAAATTATCCTCTGCACTCTGCCGTTATTGAACGGGAAATTTATGATGCCAATGGTTCTTATAATATACCAACGACCATAGCACGGAAAGAAGGGGATAAAGAAACAGGAATCGCTGATGTAGATAATGTATTTAATTATTTAGGGGATGCTTATAATTTCTTCGCCGTAAATCATGACCGTGATAGTTATGATGATAAAGGGGCAACCCTTCGAGCGGTTGTTCGAATCCCTATCCAGAATGCATATTGGGACCCTACACGAAAAATTTTCTGGATTGGAACAGGTTTTTGTGTTGATGATGTTGTTGCTCATGAATATACCCATTCGGTAGTAGAAAATGTTGCCGATCTGATCTATTTCGGTGAACCGGGAGCCATAACAGAAAGTATGTGCGATATGTGGGGCGAATTTGTAGATTTGACAAATGAAAAGGGGGTAGATACAGATGCCGTTCGCTGGTTAATTGGTGAAGAACTTCCTTCAGGGGTAACCTGGGAAGGTAATCAAGGAGGAACTGCTATAAGGAGTATGAAAGACCCGACCATTTATAACCAGCCTGACCGTTACAATAGTCCACTTTTTATAAAAACCACTTCTTTATCTCTTGAAGATTATGGAGGAGTTCATACAAATAGCGGGGTAGGAAACAAGCTGGCCTATTTGCTTACAGATGGGGATACTTTTAATGGTGAACAGGTACGGGGTTTTGGAATTGTTCGGACAGCAAAGTTATTTTATGGTGCTTTGGAATTATTACCTCCTGTGGCAGATTATACCATGTTATCGTTAGCCTTAAATGCCTCCGCCTTATCACAAGGTTTATCTATTGAAGACCGTTTTAATATTAGTCGTGCATTAAGTGCCGTAGAAATATTGCCAGAAGAATCCGATGAAATGAGTGCCCGTGATTTTCGTGCTACAGCCCTTTTAATGGATGACGATACCCCGGCTATTTTATTGTCATGGACACCTCCTCCAGCGGATGCATACAGTCAAGTTACTCTGGTTAAAAAGGCAGGAAGTTATCCAACCAGCACTGTGGATGGAGACAAGATTTTTGAAGGCAAAGACTCGTATTTTCTGGATGTAAATGTTTCTTCGGGTATTGAGTATTTTTATTCGCTGTTTGTAGATATGGTCGAACTTCCACCGGTAGAACTGTATGACAGTGCTGTGGCAGGGAGTTATGCTCCGCAGGTTTTGACACAAGAATTTAAATCATTAGACCCAAGAGAGCCGGTAGCAAAAGAGATTTTTTATAGTCAGATTTATTTTATCCCTACCGGGGCGCCTGTTAATCCTTTAGATGGAAATAAATATTTGGGAGGATATTATAATTACGATGCTATATTTATCCCGGAGGTCTTTTCCTTCCCCGTGAAACGGCAGGATGCCACAGGGAGTTCATATATAATTCCTCTTTCCACGAACGGGCTTATTAGTTTTAATCTGACAGATGTTCAATTCCCGTTCTTTGGTAAGAAATATGGGACAATATATCTGGGAGCCAATGGATATATATCTTTTGTTCCGGTGGCTTTAGAAAGCACCAAGAATTTTCCAAGTCTTTCCAGCCATTTTGCAATTCCTCGTATTTCCTTCTTGTTCAGCGACCTTGCTCCGGATTCTGCGGGAGAGGTATGGACAAGAAGATTGCCAGACCGATTTGTTATTACATTTGAGAATGTCCCGAAAGATGCAGCAGGAGGCATTCCAAATTCGTTATCCGGTGCCAATCCAGGTTCGTCGGTTCAGGTAGAACTCTTCTTTAGTGGACATATTCGAATTACCTACCTACAATTAGACCCGAATTCTTGTATTGTGGGACTATCCGATGGTAGAGGTGTTCCCGTAGACCCGGGACAATTACTTTCAACTACTATTCCGTATTCATTGCAGAGATATACAAATTTTGCACAACTTCCATTTGCTTCAACGCGGTTAAGTTTTGATCCATCTCCTCTATACACCGTTTTGCCAAACCAGAATATTAGTTTTGAAGTAAAGACATGGTTTACAGGTGGTAGCGTTCCCCAGTTATATGCTACATGGCTGCGAGATGATGTCCCGCCGTTTGCCGACCTTAAAAACGGTAAAGGAAAATTCTCATGGTTACCAAAGCAGGAAGATACAGGCTCTTATTCTTTGAGGGTCCTTGCACGATTAGGTGACCAATACGCATATCAGGACATACCCATTATTGTTAACCCGATAATCGTGAAACCGCAGGCATTAAATCTGCGTATATCTTCACAATCTCCCGCAGAAGATACTTCTGCGTCTCGTGTAGTTTCCGCAGGCAGGCCCTTGGTTGCAAGTTATGACTATGTCCATCCCTTAATGGTTCAAAATCCAACACAATACGCAGAAGGGCTTAGCATTCTTTACTGGTTCCGTAATCACGAGATGATACCTTCTCTTACCAATTATCTTACCGTTCCCACAAATGTTACAAAAGGGGGTGATATCTGGTATTTCCGCGTAATTCCTATATCCTTAGGAAATATCGTTGGTGAAGAAGCTGTTTCTCCCATTATTTATGTGGTGGGACAACCTCAGATTACCAGCATATACCCAAATCGTGGAAAAATAACAGGAGGCGAACCGGTTCGCATTAGAGGTAATGGCTTTGTCGGAATAATCAGTATAAAATTTGGTGGAATTCCCGTGCCGTCTTTCCGTCTTATCAGTGAGACAGAGATAGAAGTTATAACACCTCAAAGTTTACCCGGTACCGTTGATGTATACATCCAAACTGCAGGTGGAGCATCATCTTTGTCTCAGGCATTTGAATTTTATGAAGAAACCACCCCGGAACCTGAACCACCAAAAAGGCGTTTCATTATCTCCTGTGGCCGTATTTCTTATGATGAAAGCAATATGTTTGGTGATGTATTATTCGTATCCCTTCTGTTGATAGGTTTCTATTACAAAAAATCAAAAAAGTCTTCCGTAAAATAA
- a CDS encoding SpoIIE family protein phosphatase, with protein sequence MKPSLLIVDDEPSILLMMERVLTSRGYDVQTCKSAEMAMSILMQQNFDLVLIDLYLEGKMDGFALMSWLNENKPHLIKIVLSGTTKIQDVVNAVHQGAYDFILKPIDSWDMFTLQINRAIEHKRIKEHNEQLLEEIQKKNIELENRLAELELAYQLVQAQTEVFQQDLRRAERIQRALLPKIVPKHQQISTAVYYLPLNRIGGDMVDILPLDEEHIGIYIADTSGHGIGSALVTTFLKYAFQPKCVNNGKGHRIISPQELLKELNEKLVYGPFGYEMFMSLCYAVIDLSMQTIEICNAGHPSILWRHQKNNDIEIIRVPAPALGIVSRAKFTSMTFSWDWGDTFLFYTDGIVNLQDDEGNKFTQQNLVQLLEQDTGNPQEMLQKLDNELSHWTKQKSQKDDMTLIWFTLKEQENPQLIYFPLQETCSLNINISTRGILHAIQSDTCYIKIIGTGTWREAYGMHDFLQKLKEERKDITRWVFDFSECAQLESTFFGVLHQLCYLSEKENYPQISLQNIGRPLLKEFSELGLADILVHFLFEPEPLPAELKPVAIPASQERMVDFILNAHELLISANPHNAPRFEQLITLLKEEKKK encoded by the coding sequence ATGAAACCTTCATTATTGATTGTAGATGATGAACCCTCTATATTGCTTATGATGGAACGAGTCCTGACCAGTCGGGGATATGATGTGCAGACCTGCAAATCTGCTGAAATGGCGATGTCTATATTGATGCAACAAAATTTTGACCTTGTCTTGATTGACCTTTATTTAGAAGGAAAAATGGATGGCTTTGCGTTAATGTCCTGGTTAAATGAAAACAAACCTCATTTAATAAAAATCGTTCTTTCGGGAACAACCAAGATACAGGATGTTGTCAATGCGGTTCATCAGGGTGCTTATGATTTCATTCTAAAACCTATTGATTCATGGGATATGTTTACACTCCAGATAAACCGTGCCATCGAACATAAACGGATAAAGGAACATAATGAACAATTATTAGAAGAGATACAAAAGAAAAACATTGAACTGGAAAATCGGCTTGCAGAATTAGAATTAGCTTATCAACTGGTTCAGGCACAAACGGAAGTATTTCAGCAAGACCTTCGAAGGGCAGAACGAATTCAGAGAGCACTCCTCCCTAAAATTGTTCCTAAACATCAGCAAATTTCTACCGCCGTATATTATCTCCCATTAAATCGTATTGGTGGAGATATGGTAGATATTTTACCTTTAGATGAAGAACATATCGGGATATATATTGCAGACACATCGGGACACGGGATAGGTTCTGCTCTGGTAACAACTTTTTTAAAATATGCATTCCAGCCCAAATGTGTAAATAACGGCAAAGGGCACCGAATTATTTCGCCTCAGGAACTCTTAAAGGAATTAAACGAAAAATTAGTCTATGGTCCCTTTGGATATGAAATGTTTATGTCCCTTTGTTATGCCGTCATTGATTTATCAATGCAAACCATAGAAATTTGTAATGCCGGACATCCGTCTATTTTATGGAGACATCAAAAAAACAACGATATTGAAATAATACGCGTTCCCGCACCAGCCTTAGGTATTGTATCCCGTGCTAAATTTACTTCGATGACTTTTTCATGGGATTGGGGCGACACATTTCTGTTCTATACAGATGGGATTGTAAATCTTCAAGACGACGAAGGAAATAAATTTACCCAACAAAACCTGGTTCAGTTATTGGAACAAGATACGGGAAATCCCCAGGAAATGCTTCAAAAGTTAGATAATGAGTTATCCCACTGGACAAAACAGAAATCACAAAAAGATGATATGACTCTTATCTGGTTTACATTGAAGGAACAGGAAAATCCCCAATTGATATATTTCCCCCTGCAAGAGACCTGCTCTTTGAATATCAACATATCCACACGAGGAATTCTGCATGCTATTCAATCGGATACCTGCTATATAAAAATTATTGGCACCGGCACATGGCGGGAAGCCTACGGAATGCATGACTTCCTGCAAAAACTTAAAGAAGAACGAAAAGACATTACCCGCTGGGTTTTCGATTTCTCCGAATGTGCTCAATTGGAAAGCACTTTTTTTGGGGTTCTTCACCAACTATGTTACCTTTCGGAAAAGGAAAACTATCCACAAATTTCACTGCAAAATATCGGCCGTCCTCTTCTTAAAGAATTTAGCGAATTGGGCTTGGCAGATATTCTTGTTCACTTTTTGTTTGAACCGGAACCTCTTCCCGCTGAATTAAAGCCCGTGGCTATACCTGCTTCCCAGGAACGAATGGTTGATTTCATATTAAATGCTCACGAATTGCTTATCTCGGCCAACCCTCATAACGCACCCCGATTTGAACAATTGATTACCCTTCTCAAAGAAGAAAAGAAAAAATAA